One genomic region from Ammospiza caudacuta isolate bAmmCau1 unplaced genomic scaffold, bAmmCau1.pri scaffold_39, whole genome shotgun sequence encodes:
- the LOC131571836 gene encoding olfactory receptor 14C36-like has translation MSNSSSIRHFLLLALADTRQLQLLHFCLLLGISLAALLGNGLIISAIACDHHLHTPMFFFLLNLALADLGSICTTVPKAMHNSLWDTRNISYKGCAAQVFLTVFFIAAEFSFLTIMCYDRYVSICKPLHYGTLLGSRACTHMAAAAWASGFLYSLLHTANTFSLPLCHGNALGQFFCEIPQILKLSCSKSYLREFGLLVVSISLSFVFFVVIVSSYVQIFRAVLRIPSEQGRHKAFSTCLPHLVVLSLFLSTATFAHLKPSSISSSSLDLTLSVLYSVVPPALNPLIYSLRNQELKVSVRRLMTGCFQKH, from the coding sequence atgtccaacagcagctccatcaggcacttcctcctgctggcattggcagacacacggcagctgcagctcctgcacttctgcctcttgctgggcatttccctggctgccctcctgggcaacggcctcatcatcagcgccatAGCCTGCgaccaccacctgcacacgcccatgttcttcttcctgctcaacctggccctcgctgacctgggctccatctgcaccactgtccccaaagccatgcacaattccctctgggacaccaggaacatctcctacaaAGGATGTGCGGCTCAGGTCTTTCTGACTGTATTTTTCATTGCAGCAGAGTTTTCCTTTCTCaccatcatgtgctatgaccgctatgtgtccatctgcaaacccctgcactacgggaccctcctgggcagcagagcttgtacccacatggcagcagctgcctgggccagtggctttctctattcactgctgcacacagccaatacattttccctgcctctgtgccatggcaatgccctgggccagttcttctgtgaaatcccccagatcctcaagctctcctgctccaagtcCTATCTAAGGGAATTTGGGCTCCTTGTAGTTTCCATTTCTTTatcatttgttttttttgtggtcATTGTTTcctcctatgtgcagatcttcagggctgtgctgaggatcccctctgagcagggacggcacaaagccttttccacctgcctccctcacctggttGTGCTCTCCCTATTCCTCAGCACTGCAACATTTGCTCACCTGAAGCCCTCCTCCATCTCTTCCTCATCCCTGGATCTgaccctgtcagttctgtactcagtggtgcctccagccctgaatcccctcatctacagcctgaggaaccaggagctcaaggtTTCAGTGaggagactgatgactggatgctttcagaaacattaa